A segment of the Bombus huntii isolate Logan2020A chromosome 14, iyBomHunt1.1, whole genome shotgun sequence genome:
CTGCATGCACCTGGAATAGGCGCGAGCAACCCTGCCATGTGATCAGATATTTAAATCATTGATTTAAAAGTTAGGAATTGATGGTATTGTTTTAGAATAATTATcagaataattaatttattattttaattttttagatttttaaattttactatgCATCAGAATATTATACAACcatttgtaaattttcatagCTTAATTCCAAGTATATAAAACGGAGCATATTCAAACGATCGCATAACGGAAGTGTAACGAGTACCCTTGTCAGATAATTACAATCGTCGCGACGCAACGTTATGAATTGTAAAGATCGTGAAAAACActgatatttttctatatcgGTATTTTATAACACGCGACACAGAGTCTCATATAATATCACGTCTAGACCAATTATTTGTAATAGTGAATGTGCGAAATATCATATACGAATACATATACGAATTAGAATCTCACAGggaattataatataaatgaaatttagttTTTGGTTTAACTAAATCTTTACTTTCAGGTTTAAATTTCCGCTTCTGTCGTTTTTAAAGATgtttttgttatttgttttCCATAACGATCGAAGagctaatatttttcaaatgaatGAGAATAAAGAATTTCTCCGAATTCTTTTATACAAAATGATTAATATTTTGGAAAAAAGAAGGGGTAATGTTGCCGTAGAAGAGAAAGTTGCTATTCAGAGTACTTTACCCAGTGAACTCGGAGGTTTTCTTATCATGTTAAAATCGTTCTCAACGTTACCGATCTAGCATTACGTAAGTTTAGGATCTTAGCTGTATTTGGTATTACAGTTGACTCGTCTTCATTCGGACTcctttaattaatttccactAGGGGTGTCTGTAATAAATTCGTCTATAATAaaacttaaataaaatagaacaTTCAAAATCTTGTTTGtgattttatatatagataGGAACTCCATGTTTCttgtatctttttaataaggaagatatttgtttaaaagatatacaataaatacataattgtTGATAgacaaaaatttataaaattatcgatatttaatttttcggAACTTAATAATTATCGTATATTAAAAGtaggaaatataaatttctaaacTAAACACTATTATTATAGCcataatttatcgaaaataaCGTTCGACAGTTCGATAGAATTGCTGCTAGACGAGGCTAGGTATTTATCACTGTGTTATAATACAGTAATTACTGTAATATTGGAACAAAcgtattcaaatatttttcagtaaTAACTATAATATAACTCCGAAAAAACCATGTCTTACAcatatataattgtatatgtatatacatatgcttaTCAGCGACAAAACACAATGTAATATAAGTACTTATTAGCAATGCGTTatgttaattatattacattatttttagCATAAATACTGACCTTTTGAGCATACTTGCTGTTTATTATAACAATattaacatatgtatatgcgATATACATATCTgtgatatacatatgttatatattgCAAACAAAAAATAACAGCATAGATAACAGCTGAAATATAGAGAATTGTTCTTGTCAGTATTATGTCACCTTGTcactttttaatatattactttTCTTACTTTTGCAAACTCTTGTTCAGTTATCTCGAGTTAATTGATATTGTTACATTGTTCGTATTATGAAATGGATAAAAAGTTTAGTTTGAGAACATGTATTCCTCTAAGTTCAATTCAAGTCAATTTATACGATGCATATGTTTGTAAATGACCATGAGCTTTGTTAAACACATTTCTAAAATTACacgtacaaacaaataaacCTACGTTCCTACAAAAATTGCATATcgtgataaaattgtagatctttatcgttatactaataaaaatgagaaataaaatattccgaGTATGGAGACACCGTGCTATGGATTGTCAGTGCATTTTCTCCTGTCATATTTCACGACTATCCATTCCAGCGGTGCTAACTTCTTCATTCGgtgaattcaaattttcaccAACTAGAAGCGCTTTAATCTCGTGATAcgtttttccttttgtttccGGTACCCATATGAACACTATCACAAATGCCACCGAGCATGATGCCGCGAAGATAAAGTAAATCCCGCACGATCCTGCATTATCGGTAATCACTTGATACAGTTTCGGCACGGTAAAACCAATTATACCATCGAAAATTATAATGATGGCACGAACGGAGCCTTTTAGTTCTGCAGGAAATAACTCGCGTAGGAGAACATTGGGTAACGTACCTAAACCAATGTGAAACATTACTTGATATATAATTAAGTCGATAACTGGAAGAATAGAGAAGTTGGAAACGTCAAACTCATGTTGATCTAACAAAAGATAAATTGCTAGAATAATCAATGTAGAACACGATCCAAGCGTAGACAGAATCAAAAGTTCTCTTCTTCCCTTAGATTCCACTTGTAATGGGGATATAGAACTAGATATAGAGTCGGCACCCAGGACCAACATCGTCGCTTCGTGTGTGTCGAGGCCAATCGTTGTTTTGCTCAACAACACATGCAGATACTGCATAGTGATGAAGTTTCCGCTAAGTTGTTGTGCCATGATCAAACCAAGCATGATAAACAAAGCTTTTCTGTTGCTTCCTTGTAGTATTTCTCGCAGCTTGGTTGACCAGGTATATTTAGTGAGTATATTTAAACGGTGTAATTCCCTTCTTATTAGTGAGTGTATTCCGCTTGTGGGCTCTGGGTGTATTTCGCTTGTGGATGGTTGGTGTAATTCGCTTGTGGATTGTGAGTGTAATTCGCGCGAGGGTTGTAGGGGTATTTGACCTGTGGGTTGCGGTAATACTTCGCATGTGACTTCTGAGTGTAGTGCAGATATGGATTGCGAGGATAACTCCCTTCTGGATTGTGAGGGT
Coding sequences within it:
- the LOC126873453 gene encoding facilitated trehalose transporter Tret1-like — translated: MLGLIMAQQLSGNFITMQYLHVLLSKTTIGLDTHEATMLVLGADSISSSISPLQVESKGRRELLILSTLGSCSTLIILAIYLLLDQHEFDVSNFSILPVIDLIIYQVMFHIGLGTLPNVLLRELFPAELKGSVRAIIIIFDGIIGFTVPKLYQVITDNAGSCGIYFIFAASCSVAFVIVFIWVPETKGKTYHEIKALLVGENLNSPNEEVSTAGMDSREI